The genomic window CTGAGGTTTCAATGGCACCTTCGATGGGTTGATAAAAGCTTGGCCAACCCGTACCACTGTTATATTTAGTCTCAGAAGTAAATAGGGGTTGTCCACAACCAGCGCATTTATAGACCCCTTCTCCATATTCTTTATCTAAGGGACTGGTTCCGGCTCTTTCGGTGCCATGTTTGCGTAAAACGTTAAACTGTTCTGGGGTTAACGCTTCTTTCCATTCTTGTTCGCTTTTATTGACTTCAAATTGTTTGTCTGATGTTTTCATGATTGTTTTGTTCCGAAATAACGTCTAATATTTAAGTGTTTTAACTACTCTATATCTATGGTAGTGGGAGAGTCCCCTGAAGAGGGTTGAGTAGAAAGGGGTTTTCTATAGTCCATGTATAAGCGATCGCGCCACAAGAAGAAAGCATCATAAGTCGTATTATCCGCTAACCCAGGAATACCCTTTCCTTTTAGGGTATCAGGAATGTCTAAATAATCCCCTCCGGGTTGTTTTAAAATAATACTTAATCCGGCAACCGCTAGATCAGCTAAGGTGATTTCATCCCCTACTAAATAGGGTTGATGTTCTAAAATCAGACTGAGGGCTTCTAAGTCTTGTTTAAGGGCTTTAGTGGCTTCTTTGACGGCATCTGGACCAAAACCCACACCGGTTCCTAATGCGCTTAATATATCCCCAGGAACTGCACCAATTAAGGTTTTTAAAAAGTCAGGAACTTCTTTGGGCAGCACAGAAGTCCGAAAATTTGGGTTTTGATTTAAAGCACCAATTAAAGCAATTCTTCCTTTGGTTCCGATGGATTCATCTGCCCATTCTTCTATTAATAAACATTGTCCTCTCTTGACCGGATCAGTAGGAATAATGGGTTTTTCTGGATATTTTCTATCTAAATAAAAGGCGATATCAGTAGAATCAGCAATAATAGTATCCCCATCTTTTAAGACAGGAACTTGTCGTTGTCCTGACATTTTATAGAGGTCCACTTGTCCCACCCCTGGGGTGACTTCTATTTTACGATATTCTAACCCTTTATAATCAAGAATTAAACGGACTTTCTCAGAATATTGAGATACTTCAAATTGATACAGTTCTATCATGTGCTGTCCTCTCCCCAACAGTCTTTATTATCTATTTATACTGTAACGTTTTTTTACAATTTTGTCATAATCGTGTTAGTAGTAAGCTATTAATATTCTGCGTTTTTTTCTGCCAATTGTGTAACTACAAATCAAAAATTTGTTATAATAAAAGGATCAAGTTTAACGATTATAAATTTTCCTTGAGCTTGAAGCCATTACTGTTAGTAAAAAAGTATTAATTTTTTCTAAAAACTAATATTAATTCCTATGAAATTATAATCGGAGGCTGAAAAAATGAAATCAGAGCGATCTCGAAGAGATCCGCACTGCGGCGCGCAAACTCGCATCGTCATTATGGGAGCAGCCGGACGGGACTTTCATAATTTTAACCAAGTTTATCGCCACAATTCAAACGTGGAAGTGGTGGCTTTTACCGCAGCGCAAATATCGGGTATTGCTAACCGTTTTTATCCCCCTTCCTTAGCTGGCCCGCTTTATCCTGAGGGGATACCCATCGTCGATGAAACGGAACTGGATACCCTTTGTCAAGAAAAAGACATCGATCAAGTCATTTTTGCTTATAGTGACGTGACTCACCGTCAAGTAATGCACCTGGCCTCTCGTGTGTTGGCTGGGGGGGCTGACTTTTTATTACTCGGACCCCAACAAACCATGTTAACGGCCACCGTCCCCGTCATTGCTGTGTCTGCGGTACGAACCGGGTGTGGAAAATCCCAAACCAGTCGATGGTTATCCAAATTATTGCAAAAAAAAAGTTTTACCGTGGCCGTGATTCGTCATCCTATGCCTTACGGCGACTTGGAAAAACAAGCGGTGCAACGATTTGCCACCCTTGACGACTTAACTCAAGCCAATTGTACCGTAGAAGAACGGGAAGAGTATGAACCCCATATTAATGTCGGTAATATTGTTTATGCCGGGGTAGACTACGAAAAAATTGTCCAACAGGCCCAACAAGAAGCGGATATTATCCTCTGGGACGGAGGAAATAACGATTTTCCCTTTATTCGTCCCGACTTACACCTGGTGTTAGTCGATCCCTTGCGGCCTGGGGATGAAACCACCCATCATCCAGGAGAAGTGGTGTTACGGATGGCTGATATTGTCATCATTGCCAAGGTCGATGCGGCCGAAGATGCCAATATTCAGAAGGTAAAAGAAACAGCGCAGCAAGTGAACCCCCAGGCTTTAATTATTCAAGGGAAATCGCCTATCGTTTTAGATCAACCCGAATTAATTCGAGATCGCCGTGTTTTAGTGGTAGAAGATGGACCGACGACTACCCACGGAGGAATGGCTTACGGGGCCGGTTATATTGCGGCCACTCGCGCCCAGGCTAAAGAAATTGTCGATCCTCGCCCTTATGCAGTTCCTGAAATTGCTAAAATTTACGAGAACTATCCCCATATTGGATCTGTTTTACCAGCAATGGGTTATTTTCCTGAACAATTAAAAGCGTTAGAAACAACCATTAATCAAGCGGAGGTTGATGTAGTGGTTGCAGCCACCCCCAGTAACTTAGGAGAATTAATTGAGGTCAATAAACCCATTATTCGGGCGAGTTATGAGTTTGCTGAGGCCCAAAGTCCAGGATTAACTGAACAGATAGAAGCGTTCTTAGAAAAAGTCTAGAACATCAATAAAGTAAGAAACCTTAGAAGTTAAGATTTTCTACTTTATCAACGATATTAAGAACCAAAGAAATCCTTAACTGCATCAACAACATTATCAGACGTTTCTTCTACCTTAGAACCAGCTTCTTCGATGGCATTTTTGGTTCTGCCAATGTCTTGTTTAGCGCGACCTTTAACTTGCTTTGTTGTTCCTTCAATATTATCTTCTAAGTCGTCGCCGAATTTCTTTTCGACGGTTCCTACATCTTTTTGTACTTTTCCTTCAATTTTATCAGTTGTACCTGACCCTAACGCATCATCAACTACATCAGAATCCATTGCAATCATAACAGATGAATTATTTTGACTGATGGCATATGAAGAAGGGACATTACAAGTTAAGGTTCCTAGAAACAATCCAGAAACTAATAATAAAACAGCTAATACTCGATTGATTTTTGATAACATAGATTGAATTTTCATAATTGTGATTATGGCAGAAGTGGATAATGTAGATAAAACCGATAGGCAAAATTTTTATCAAAGAAAAGGAGATTAGAAGTTAATGTTCTCTTCTCTTTGATAAAACTAGATGATTAGTCCATTAATCGATAGCTTTCTTGACTTTATCTTTAGCATCTTCTACAGAATGTTGTGCTTCTGCTTTTGCTTGTTTCATTTTTCCTTCTGCTTTATCTTCAGGATCACCCGTAACTTCTCCAACCATTTCTTGGGCCTTTCCCTCAAGATTTTTCATCGTTGCGTCTACTCTATCTTCTGTACTCATAATAAAGTAATACTCCTCTTAGTTTTGTTAACGTAACTGTCTATTAGTTTAAGGCGAACAGTGATTATAAAACTTCTATCAAAAGATATATTATTAATCATTCAATCTTATGGTTCTTTCTTTCTCTAGGTATAATAATTACTCTCAATGCAATCTATCTTAGGAAGGAGGTTATTCCTTTTTATTTTTTCTTATGATAACAAGTAGGTAAATAGGTAAAGCAGAAGCTTAAATGTTTACTATGCCTTAATTAATTGTTACAGGATATTGTCAAGTCCCTAAATATAAAAATAAGAAAGATCAATATCTTATAACTAAATAAAACAAAAACCTCGAATATTGCAAAAGTAATTTTTATTATGATATTTTCTTCTATTTTTATAACACAACTTGGAGTTTTTCTATAATTCATGGATATATTTTTATTTTCATCTCTTTAATCGTGATTAGTAGAGGTTGTATTGATAGAATCAATGAGATTTATTGAATCATTTTATCGTCTTTATTGATAGTCGTGAGGAAACCACTTATGATATTAAAACAATTATCAGCTTTGATAAGTATTGTTCCGTTTTTATTGATTCAAAATGGAGTAAATCCCCTGAAAGCAGCAGAAACACAAGAGATATTACTATCTCAAAATGATACTTGTCGGGAAGTTAGTTCTGATTCATTGGTCAACGTTAAAAATGCACCCACTGGCTTAATTGTTGGTCGTTTAGAAAGTGCAGATCGGGTTTATATTATAGATGAAGTTGAAGATGGATGGGTACAAATTAGTTACCCTATTGCTGGATATGTTTATGCTGATAATTTAACCTATTGTACCGGTAATAGTTCTAGTGAGCAACCGAGTAATTATGACAATCCAACAGCAGCAAATCCCACTACAGTTCCAGGAAGTAACTGTCGACAAGTGAGTAGGGATCAATTATTAGTTAGACAAAAACCTAACGGTGAAATTGTGGGACAATTAACCGACGAACAACGAGTTATGATTGCTAATGAAGGATTTAATGGTTGGGTTCCTATTGAATATCCTATTAATGGTTATGTTGCCTCTCAATATTTAACCGATTGTGAGACGACTGCTAACCTTCCTACCTCAGTTA from Crocosphaera subtropica ATCC 51142 includes these protein-coding regions:
- the msrB gene encoding peptide-methionine (R)-S-oxide reductase MsrB — encoded protein: MKTSDKQFEVNKSEQEWKEALTPEQFNVLRKHGTERAGTSPLDKEYGEGVYKCAGCGQPLFTSETKYNSGTGWPSFYQPIEGAIETSVDRSLFMTRTEVHCSRCGGHLGHVFPDGPKPTGQRYCMNGVSLEFDSETEQ
- a CDS encoding glutathione S-transferase family protein encodes the protein MIELYQFEVSQYSEKVRLILDYKGLEYRKIEVTPGVGQVDLYKMSGQRQVPVLKDGDTIIADSTDIAFYLDRKYPEKPIIPTDPVKRGQCLLIEEWADESIGTKGRIALIGALNQNPNFRTSVLPKEVPDFLKTLIGAVPGDILSALGTGVGFGPDAVKEATKALKQDLEALSLILEHQPYLVGDEITLADLAVAGLSIILKQPGGDYLDIPDTLKGKGIPGLADNTTYDAFFLWRDRLYMDYRKPLSTQPSSGDSPTTIDIE
- a CDS encoding cyclic 2,3-diphosphoglycerate synthase; amino-acid sequence: MKSERSRRDPHCGAQTRIVIMGAAGRDFHNFNQVYRHNSNVEVVAFTAAQISGIANRFYPPSLAGPLYPEGIPIVDETELDTLCQEKDIDQVIFAYSDVTHRQVMHLASRVLAGGADFLLLGPQQTMLTATVPVIAVSAVRTGCGKSQTSRWLSKLLQKKSFTVAVIRHPMPYGDLEKQAVQRFATLDDLTQANCTVEEREEYEPHINVGNIVYAGVDYEKIVQQAQQEADIILWDGGNNDFPFIRPDLHLVLVDPLRPGDETTHHPGEVVLRMADIVIIAKVDAAEDANIQKVKETAQQVNPQALIIQGKSPIVLDQPELIRDRRVLVVEDGPTTTHGGMAYGAGYIAATRAQAKEIVDPRPYAVPEIAKIYENYPHIGSVLPAMGYFPEQLKALETTINQAEVDVVVAATPSNLGELIEVNKPIIRASYEFAEAQSPGLTEQIEAFLEKV
- a CDS encoding CsbD family protein yields the protein MKIQSMLSKINRVLAVLLLVSGLFLGTLTCNVPSSYAISQNNSSVMIAMDSDVVDDALGSGTTDKIEGKVQKDVGTVEKKFGDDLEDNIEGTTKQVKGRAKQDIGRTKNAIEEAGSKVEETSDNVVDAVKDFFGS
- a CDS encoding CsbD family protein yields the protein MSTEDRVDATMKNLEGKAQEMVGEVTGDPEDKAEGKMKQAKAEAQHSVEDAKDKVKKAID
- a CDS encoding SH3 domain-containing protein, with product MILKQLSALISIVPFLLIQNGVNPLKAAETQEILLSQNDTCREVSSDSLVNVKNAPTGLIVGRLESADRVYIIDEVEDGWVQISYPIAGYVYADNLTYCTGNSSSEQPSNYDNPTAANPTTVPGSNCRQVSRDQLLVRQKPNGEIVGQLTDEQRVMIANEGFNGWVPIEYPINGYVASQYLTDCETTANLPTSVNEENITTLADSNCRQIMSPDVPVRAKPMGNIIGKLDQNNQVSIANEGYDGWVPIERPYSGYVTAANLGNCTASNNQ